Sequence from the Bacillus thuringiensis genome:
GCAGAATATGCTTCCGGGAACGACTGAGCCACAGCATGGTCAGTAACCGCAATAGCCTCATGCCCCCATTTACCTGCTTGGGCAACAAGTCTAGAAACAGGAGTAACAGCATCCATTTGGCTCATCGGAGTATGAAGATGAAGTTCTACTCGTTTTTCACCTTCTGGCGCTTTATCTTTACGAGACGGTCCTGTTATTTCATTAATATCATTTGCAATCATTACTAAATCTCGAACGAATGTATCATTTTGGACAGAACCACGAGCCTTCACCCACATTCCCTTTTTCAAGGATTGTAGCATTGGAATATCTTCTTTATCACGTGAGAACATTTTGATCATAATAGAATCTGTATAATCCGTTATTTTTAAAGTTAATAACGTACGTCCACTACGAAGCTCTTTTGTTTCCACATGGAAGACATATCCTTGAACCGTTTTTCTTCTTTCTTCATCTTGAATTTCTCGCATCGGTGTAATCTCTTCATCTGGCTTAATAAGATATCCGAGTGTGATCGGCCCTTCATGCACAACGCTACTTTCTTCAGCTTGCTTCTTCGCCATTTCTTCCATAGCTTGTATAACACGCTCACGGTCTTCTTGCTGCGTTTGCTCACGAAACTTTTGCATTTCTTCTGTATTTTGCTGTATATGTGTGTCTAACTGGAAACGTGGGAATCCAAAAGCTTCGTATTGATCCCCTACTGGTTTCGCAACATTTTTCTTTAAAGCAGTAGATTCTAGATCATTATTCACATTTATTAGCAACTTCACTCCATTCACCTGTGGAAGCTGTTTCTTTAAGTAAGCAAACATAGGTGAAACTGTAATTCGTTCCGTACAAAGCGGCCAATACGCCCTCACTTCTTCTTCTGTAAATTGTTTATTCTCTGTTTCTAATGCAAATGTTGTGCTTGCAATATGAGAAAATGATTGCTTAAGCTTTGTTTCTAGCAATTCATATAATTCTGTAGGCAAAATACGTGGCACTTGTAAATCAAAATGCCAACTTTTATTCGCTTTATCGATAACGAGCCTTTCAATACCACCGCCTTGTAAATATTGATTTATAAGGTCGTCTGGTATTTGCAACTGCTGGAGCAAAATTTGAAATCGCTCTTGTTGTTCATTTGTTAAAGACATAAGCACTCTCCTTCCATTTGCTATTATAAATTGAAACGTACTACAAAGAAAGATTTCTCCCTTCTTCTTTTACAAAATACGTTTACAAAGAAAGAGAAGGTACCCCGTTACGAGGTACCTCTTCTTATTTTAAAATATTTGCAATATATGTTTGAAGTTCTTCTACTTTTACTTCTTCAGACTCGCCTGTAGCGCGTACTTTCACTTCTACAATACCTTCGTCTGCTTTTTTACCAACTGTAACGCGAACTGGAAGGCCGAATAAATCTGCATCTGCAAATTTAACACCTGCACGTTCTGCACGATCATCTAGTAATACTTCATATCCTTGCTCTTGTAATGAGTTATAGATGTTTTCACCCATTTCACGTTGTGCATCAGATTTCATATTTACTGGAATTACATGCACATGGAACGGTGCTACAGCTTTCGGCCAAACTAAACCGTTCTCATCATTAAACTGCTCTGCAATTGCTGCCACTGTACGAGATACACCAATGCCGTAACAACCCATAATAAGTGGTTGTGTTTTTCCATTTTCATCCAGGAATGTTGCATTCATTGCTTCACTATAACGAGTTCCTAATTTGAATACATGACCAACTTCAATTCCGCGTGCGAAAAGAATTGTTCCGTTTCCGTCTGGAGATTGGTCTCCTTCTTGAATGAAGCGTAAATCTGTATATTGACTTACTTTAAAGTCACGTTCTGGATTTACATTTACATAATGGAATCCTTCTTCGTTCGCTCCTGAACATCCGTTAACAATTGATGCTACAGCGTGATCAGCAATAATTTCGATATCACCAGTTACACCAATCGGTCCTAATGAACCAACTTCACAATTTAATAATTCTTTTACTTCTTCATGAGAAGCAAGCTCAACAACTGAAGCGCCGTATACATTTTTCACTTTCACATCGTTTACTTCGTGATCACCACGAACAAGTACAACTACTAATTTCTCATCTACTTTAAATACCATAGACTTAATGCACTTGTCAGCTGCAATGTTTAATAATGTAGATACTTCTTCAATTGCTTTTTGGTCTGGCGTTGCTACTTTTTCAAGTGCTTTCTCTTCTTCGTCACTCTTCGTATACGTAGCTACAACAGGAGCCATTTCGATGTTCGCTGCATAATCAGATGTATCAGAGTACGCAATTGTATCTTCACCTACATCAGATAATACCATAAATTCATGTGTATCTTTCCCGCCCATTGCTCCAGAATCAGCAATAACCGCACGGAAATTCAAACCACAACGAGCAAAAATGTTAGAGTATGCTTTGTATAAACGATCGTATACTTCATCTAAGCTCTCTTGTGTAGCATGGAAAGAGTATGCATCTTTCATTAGAAACTCTCTTCCACGTAATAAACCGAAACGAGGTCTTTGCTCATCACGGAATTTTGTTTGAATTTGGTATAATGTTAACGGCAATTTTTTATATGATTTCACTTCATCACGCACAAGATCCGTAATTACTTCCTCATGTGTCGCTCCTAATGCGAATTCACGAGCGTTACGATCTTTCATACGCATTAATTCAGATCCGTAAGAATACCAACGACCTGACTCTTGCCATAATTCTGCAGCTTGCATTGCTGGCATTAATAATTCTACCGCGCCTGCGCGTTCCATTTCTTCTCGAACGATTCGTTCTACTTTGTGTAGTACTTTTAATCCAAATGGTAGAAAACTATAAATACCAGAAGCATTTTGACGCATAAAACCTGCGCGAAGTAATAACTGATGACTCTTAATTTCCGCATCAGCTGGAACTTCACGTAATGTAGGACTGAATACCATACTTTGTTTCATTATTCGCACCTCTTCATTTTACTCTTACACGCAGTAAAACCCCTCACCTCGAGTTAGGTGAGGGATTTTATTCTACGAGCTCTATTTCATTATAAGTTTCACTTTATTTTACAAGAAAAACTTACGAATGTCATTCCAAGTTACAACTAACATAAGTAACATTAATAATGCAAAACCAATAAAATGAACCATTCCTTCTTTTTGACGGTCAATTGGTTTCCCGCGCAATGCTTCAATTAAGAAGAAGAACAAACGTCCACCATCTAAAGCTGGAACTGGTAATAAATTAAATAAACCAAGGTTAATACTTAATACTGCCGCTAAACTTAATACACGCGTAAATCCATAATCTACAACTTGATCTGTTAGATTATAAATCCCTACTGGACCTGACAACTCATTAATAGAGAATTGACCAGTTACTAATTTCACAAGAGACTCAAAAATTAGTTTCGTCCAATAGTATGTTTGTTCAAAACCTGATTTAATAGAACCCATTACTGTTTTCTCTACTGGAGTGTAAACACCAATTCTACCAATTTCTTCTTTACCTTCTTTATCAAGCGTTGGCGTTACTTTCACATTAAACTGTTCGCTATCACGCTTTACTTGTAACGTAATTTCTTTATTCGGATTTTCACGTACAATGGTAACAACATCTTTCCATGTGCTTGTGTTTTTCCCATCAATAGCTTGA
This genomic interval carries:
- a CDS encoding proline--tRNA ligase codes for the protein MKQSMVFSPTLREVPADAEIKSHQLLLRAGFMRQNASGIYSFLPFGLKVLHKVERIVREEMERAGAVELLMPAMQAAELWQESGRWYSYGSELMRMKDRNAREFALGATHEEVITDLVRDEVKSYKKLPLTLYQIQTKFRDEQRPRFGLLRGREFLMKDAYSFHATQESLDEVYDRLYKAYSNIFARCGLNFRAVIADSGAMGGKDTHEFMVLSDVGEDTIAYSDTSDYAANIEMAPVVATYTKSDEEEKALEKVATPDQKAIEEVSTLLNIAADKCIKSMVFKVDEKLVVVLVRGDHEVNDVKVKNVYGASVVELASHEEVKELLNCEVGSLGPIGVTGDIEIIADHAVASIVNGCSGANEEGFHYVNVNPERDFKVSQYTDLRFIQEGDQSPDGNGTILFARGIEVGHVFKLGTRYSEAMNATFLDENGKTQPLIMGCYGIGVSRTVAAIAEQFNDENGLVWPKAVAPFHVHVIPVNMKSDAQREMGENIYNSLQEQGYEVLLDDRAERAGVKFADADLFGLPVRVTVGKKADEGIVEVKVRATGESEEVKVEELQTYIANILK